In the genome of Streptomyces collinus, one region contains:
- a CDS encoding CPBP family intramembrane glutamic endopeptidase produces the protein MQAEASPVGGSIPQQGLSRRMLRNETLLVLALSLGASGVSALISFIGSVTKPGGLKDQAATMNASAAPGRPWLDLAWQLFGITTALVPVALVAHFLLREGASLRTIGFDRTRPWFDLGRGAAIAAVIGSTGIAFYLAARGLGFNLTVVPEALPAVWWKYPVLILAAIQNAVLEEVIVVGYLLRRLDRLGWSPTAALAGSAVLRGSYHLYQGIGGFIGNMVMGVVFVYLYRRWGRVGPLVVAHSLLDIGAFVGYALLAGKVGWLPTA, from the coding sequence GTGCAGGCGGAGGCGAGCCCGGTGGGCGGTTCCATTCCCCAGCAGGGGCTCTCACGGCGGATGCTCCGCAACGAGACGCTGCTGGTCCTCGCGCTGTCGCTGGGCGCGAGCGGAGTGTCCGCGCTGATCAGCTTCATCGGGTCGGTCACCAAGCCGGGCGGCCTCAAGGACCAGGCGGCCACGATGAACGCCTCGGCCGCGCCCGGCCGGCCCTGGCTCGACCTCGCCTGGCAGCTCTTCGGCATCACCACGGCGCTCGTCCCCGTCGCGCTCGTCGCGCACTTCCTGCTGCGCGAGGGCGCGAGCCTGCGCACGATCGGCTTCGACCGCACCCGGCCGTGGTTCGACCTCGGTCGCGGGGCGGCGATCGCGGCGGTCATCGGCAGCACCGGCATCGCCTTCTACCTCGCGGCCCGCGGGCTCGGCTTCAACCTCACCGTGGTGCCCGAGGCGCTGCCGGCGGTGTGGTGGAAGTACCCCGTGCTGATCCTCGCGGCGATCCAGAACGCGGTGCTGGAGGAGGTGATCGTCGTCGGCTACCTGCTGAGGCGCCTCGACCGGCTGGGCTGGAGCCCGACGGCCGCGCTGGCCGGCAGTGCCGTGCTGCGCGGCTCGTACCACCTCTACCAGGGCATCGGCGGCTTCATCGGGAACATGGTCATGGGCGTCGTCTTCGTCTACCTCTACCGGCGCTGGGGGCGCGTCGGCCCGCTCGTGGTGGCCCACTCGCTGCTCGACATCGGGGCGTTCGTCGGGTACGCGCTGCTGGCGGGCAAGGTGGGCTGGCTGCCCACGGCGTGA
- a CDS encoding glutamate-cysteine ligase family protein, producing the protein MGEKVAAGRFDLSDRQRYRDKLRQCLTGLERLLAEKRFDRPRNLMGLEIELNLAGADGMPKMLNGQVLERIASRDFQTELAMFNLEVNIPPHRLGGRVFDRLAEELRTSLAYADRKAGEVDAGIVMIGILPTLDRDDLVSSNLSDVDRYTLLNDQIVAARGEEFTLDIDGVEHLSCTSKSIAPEAACTSVQLHLQVTPARFSDVWNAAQAVAAAQIAVGANSPFLFGRELWRESRPPLFQQSTDTRPPELQAQGVRPRTWFGERWVTSAYDLFEENLRYYPALLPICDDEDPLKVLDQGGTPSLAELVLHNGTIYRWNRPVYGIADGVPHLRVENRVLPAGPTVIDVIANAAFFYGVVRALAEESRPVWTRLPFEAAAANFDAACKDGIDARFTWPRRGRYSGTTQVDAVSLIRDELLPLAEAGLDAWGVEPADRDLYLGVIEERCRRRVNGASWQAATFHKALDAGLSRDDALAATTRRYRELMHKGDPVHTWPVGPPEPVSPD; encoded by the coding sequence ATGGGGGAGAAGGTCGCGGCAGGCCGGTTCGACCTGTCCGATCGCCAGCGCTACCGCGACAAGCTGCGTCAGTGCCTGACGGGCTTGGAGCGACTCCTGGCGGAGAAGCGGTTCGATCGTCCCAGGAACCTCATGGGGCTGGAGATCGAGCTGAATCTCGCGGGCGCCGACGGCATGCCGAAAATGTTGAACGGGCAAGTCCTCGAACGCATCGCGAGCCGTGATTTCCAAACAGAACTCGCCATGTTCAATCTGGAAGTCAACATTCCCCCACACCGTCTGGGGGGCCGGGTATTCGACCGCCTCGCGGAGGAACTCCGTACGTCACTGGCATATGCCGACCGGAAAGCCGGCGAGGTCGACGCCGGTATTGTGATGATCGGTATTCTGCCGACTCTCGACCGTGACGACCTGGTGTCGTCGAACCTCTCCGACGTCGACCGGTACACCCTCCTCAACGACCAGATCGTGGCCGCCCGCGGCGAGGAGTTCACCCTCGACATCGACGGCGTGGAGCACCTGAGCTGCACCTCGAAGTCCATCGCGCCGGAGGCCGCCTGTACCTCCGTGCAGCTGCACCTCCAGGTGACCCCGGCCCGCTTCTCCGACGTGTGGAACGCGGCCCAGGCGGTCGCCGCCGCGCAGATCGCCGTCGGCGCCAACTCGCCCTTCCTCTTCGGCCGGGAGCTGTGGCGCGAGTCGCGGCCCCCGCTGTTCCAGCAGTCCACCGACACCCGCCCGCCCGAGCTCCAGGCCCAGGGCGTCCGGCCGCGCACCTGGTTCGGGGAGCGCTGGGTCACCTCGGCGTACGACCTCTTCGAGGAGAACCTGCGCTACTACCCGGCCCTGCTGCCGATCTGCGACGACGAGGACCCGCTGAAGGTGCTCGACCAGGGCGGCACACCGTCGCTCGCCGAACTCGTCCTGCACAACGGCACGATCTACCGCTGGAACCGCCCCGTGTACGGCATCGCCGACGGTGTCCCGCACCTGCGGGTGGAGAACCGCGTGCTGCCGGCCGGGCCCACGGTCATCGACGTCATCGCCAACGCGGCCTTCTTCTACGGGGTCGTCCGGGCCCTCGCCGAGGAGTCCCGGCCGGTCTGGACGAGGCTGCCGTTCGAGGCGGCCGCCGCCAACTTCGACGCCGCGTGCAAGGACGGTATCGACGCCCGCTTCACCTGGCCCCGGCGCGGCCGTTACAGCGGCACCACCCAGGTCGACGCCGTGAGCCTGATCCGCGACGAACTGCTGCCGCTCGCCGAGGCCGGACTGGACGCCTGGGGAGTCGAGCCGGCCGACCGTGATCTGTACCTGGGCGTCATCGAGGAGCGGTGCCGGCGCAGGGTGAACGGGGCGAGCTGGCAGGCCGCCACGTTCCACAAGGCACTGGACGCGGGCCTCTCCCGGGACGACGCGCTGGCCGCCACGACCCGGCGGTACCGCGAGCTGATGCACAAGGGCGACCCGGTCCACACCTGGCCGGTGGGACCGCCGGAGCCGGTGTCGCCGGACTGA
- a CDS encoding DUF5999 family protein: MCQHQTQCPSAESADRESARLVAHHPEQGWSLLCNGVVLFEDTGELLPDGRAIAPHRPLAGQVMTAA; encoded by the coding sequence ATGTGCCAGCACCAGACCCAGTGCCCCTCAGCAGAATCCGCCGACCGGGAATCCGCCCGCCTCGTGGCGCACCACCCGGAGCAGGGATGGAGCCTGCTGTGCAACGGCGTGGTGCTCTTCGAGGACACCGGCGAGCTCCTGCCGGACGGCCGGGCCATCGCCCCGCACCGTCCGCTGGCCGGCCAGGTGATGACGGCCGCCTGA
- a CDS encoding LacI family DNA-binding transcriptional regulator has translation MGQVGGRGADAEGKVTITEIARQAGVSVPTVSRVVNGRSDVSPQTRARVEDLLRRHGYRRRPAAPGARAALLDLVFNDLDSPWAVEIIRGVEEVAHAAGVGTVVSAIHGRSGDAREWMRNLRARASDGVILVTSALDSTLHEELRILGVPLVVVDPAGSPALDAPTIGAANWSGGLAATEHLLSLGHRRIGLIAGPPRLLCSRARLDGYRAALEGAGITPDASLVVPGDFRPESGFTACTTLLDLPEPPTALFAASDQMALGAVEALRRRGLRVPQDMSVVGFDDLPEVRWSAPPLTTVRQPLADMGKLAVRTVLRLTRDEQPDSPRVELGTDLVVRASTAPPA, from the coding sequence GTGGGGCAAGTGGGAGGACGTGGGGCCGACGCCGAGGGCAAGGTCACGATCACGGAGATCGCCCGGCAGGCCGGCGTGTCCGTACCGACCGTGTCCCGGGTCGTCAACGGCCGGTCCGACGTGTCGCCGCAGACCCGGGCCCGAGTCGAGGACCTCCTGCGCCGCCACGGCTACCGCAGGCGTCCCGCGGCCCCGGGAGCCCGTGCCGCCCTGCTCGACCTGGTCTTCAACGACCTCGACAGCCCCTGGGCCGTGGAGATCATCCGCGGGGTCGAGGAGGTCGCGCACGCCGCCGGGGTGGGCACGGTCGTGTCGGCCATCCACGGGCGCTCGGGAGACGCCCGCGAGTGGATGCGCAACCTGAGGGCCCGCGCCTCCGACGGCGTCATCCTCGTGACGTCGGCCCTGGATTCCACGCTGCACGAGGAGCTGCGGATCCTCGGCGTGCCCCTGGTGGTCGTCGACCCGGCGGGCTCCCCCGCCCTGGACGCCCCGACCATCGGCGCGGCGAACTGGTCGGGCGGCCTCGCGGCCACCGAACACCTGCTGTCCCTCGGCCACCGCCGGATCGGCCTGATCGCCGGCCCGCCCCGCCTGCTGTGCTCACGGGCCCGTCTGGACGGCTACCGCGCGGCCCTGGAGGGCGCCGGCATCACGCCCGACGCGTCCCTCGTCGTCCCCGGAGACTTCCGCCCCGAGTCCGGATTCACCGCCTGCACCACCCTGCTCGACCTCCCCGAACCGCCGACCGCTCTGTTCGCGGCCAGCGACCAGATGGCACTCGGCGCTGTCGAGGCGCTGCGCCGGCGCGGGCTGCGGGTGCCGCAGGACATGAGCGTGGTCGGCTTCGACGACCTTCCAGAGGTCCGCTGGTCGGCCCCGCCGCTCACGACGGTCCGCCAGCCCCTGGCCGACATGGGCAAACTGGCCGTGCGCACGGTGCTCCGGCTCACCCGCGACGAGCAGCCGGACTCACCGCGCGTGGAACTGGGCACCGACCTGGTGGTACGGGCAAGTACCGCGCCTCCGGCCTGA
- a CDS encoding endo-1,4-beta-xylanase, producing the protein MRTTRLRLAGAVAALLVAAGITAGTPAHADHQQPTLADLAQRHGRYFGSATDNPELVDGPYKALLGSEFDQITPGNGMKWYATEPEQGVFDFSQGDEIVNLARANRQKVRGHTLVWHSQLPGWLTSREWTAPELRAVLKKHIQAEVRHYRGKVFAWDVVNEAFNEDGTYRESVFYKTLGPGYIADALRWAHQADPRVKLYLNDYNIEATGPKSDAYYRLAKELKAAGVPLHGIGLQAHLALQYGYPATLEDNLRRFSRLGLDTALTEVDIRMQLPATEEKLTQQAQWYADLTEACLAVRRCVGITLWDYTDKYSWIPAFFPGEGAALPWDEELRPKPAYFALREALGGK; encoded by the coding sequence ATGCGCACCACCCGTCTGAGACTCGCCGGCGCCGTCGCCGCGCTCCTGGTCGCCGCCGGCATCACAGCCGGCACCCCCGCCCACGCGGATCACCAGCAGCCCACCCTCGCCGACCTCGCCCAGCGGCACGGCCGCTACTTCGGCAGCGCCACCGACAACCCCGAGCTCGTGGACGGGCCGTACAAGGCCCTGCTCGGCAGCGAGTTCGACCAGATCACACCCGGCAACGGCATGAAGTGGTACGCGACCGAGCCCGAGCAGGGCGTGTTCGACTTCTCCCAGGGCGACGAGATCGTGAACCTCGCCCGGGCCAACCGGCAGAAGGTACGCGGTCACACCCTGGTCTGGCACAGCCAGCTGCCCGGATGGCTCACCAGCAGGGAGTGGACGGCCCCGGAGCTGAGGGCCGTGCTGAAGAAGCACATCCAGGCGGAGGTACGGCACTATCGGGGCAAGGTGTTCGCCTGGGACGTCGTCAACGAGGCGTTCAACGAGGACGGTACGTACCGGGAGTCGGTCTTCTACAAGACGCTCGGCCCCGGCTACATCGCCGATGCGCTGCGCTGGGCTCACCAGGCCGATCCTCGGGTCAAGCTGTACCTCAACGACTACAACATCGAGGCGACCGGCCCGAAGAGCGACGCCTACTACCGGCTGGCCAAGGAACTGAAGGCCGCGGGCGTCCCGCTGCACGGCATCGGCCTCCAGGCTCATCTGGCCCTGCAGTACGGCTATCCGGCCACCCTGGAGGACAACCTCCGCCGCTTCTCCCGGCTCGGCCTCGACACCGCGCTCACCGAGGTCGACATCCGGATGCAGCTGCCCGCGACCGAGGAGAAGCTGACCCAGCAGGCCCAGTGGTACGCCGACCTGACCGAGGCGTGCCTGGCGGTACGCCGATGCGTCGGCATCACCCTGTGGGACTACACCGACAAGTACTCGTGGATCCCGGCGTTCTTCCCGGGTGAGGGCGCGGCCCTGCCGTGGGACGAGGAACTGCGGCCGAAGCCGGCGTACTTCGCGCTGCGTGAGGCGCTCGGCGGGAAGTAG
- a CDS encoding carbohydrate ABC transporter permease: MAVPLLYAVLSGFKSTDELSRNPVGLPESWVTSNYTQILGSGDFWRLIGNSTLIAVGTTVLIVAVSALSAFSFARFAFRGREALFTLFTMGLMFPFAVAALPLFLLLRSLDLLDNPLGVILPQAAFGLPMTIIILRGFFRQIPGELEEAATLDGCTPFGFFWRVLLPMARPALGTVSVLAVVTSWNNFFLPLLVFTDAQWWTLPIGVQQFQGQYSAEYAKVFAYLVLAMVPALAFYSVAERQLVGGLTAGATKG, translated from the coding sequence ATGGCCGTCCCCCTGCTCTACGCCGTGCTCTCCGGCTTCAAGTCCACCGACGAACTCTCCCGCAACCCGGTCGGTCTGCCCGAGTCGTGGGTCACCTCCAACTACACCCAGATCCTCGGCTCGGGGGACTTCTGGCGGCTGATCGGCAACAGCACACTGATCGCGGTGGGCACGACCGTCCTGATCGTCGCCGTCTCCGCCCTGTCGGCGTTCTCCTTCGCGCGGTTCGCCTTCCGGGGCCGGGAAGCGCTGTTCACGCTGTTCACCATGGGGCTGATGTTCCCCTTCGCGGTGGCCGCCCTGCCGCTGTTCCTGCTGCTGCGCTCCCTGGACCTGCTGGACAACCCCCTCGGCGTGATCCTCCCGCAGGCCGCCTTCGGACTGCCCATGACGATCATCATCCTGCGGGGCTTCTTCCGGCAGATCCCCGGTGAGCTGGAAGAGGCCGCCACGCTCGACGGGTGCACTCCGTTCGGCTTCTTCTGGCGGGTGCTGCTGCCCATGGCCCGGCCCGCGCTCGGCACCGTCTCCGTGCTGGCCGTGGTCACCAGCTGGAACAACTTCTTCCTGCCGCTGCTGGTGTTCACCGACGCGCAGTGGTGGACGCTGCCGATCGGCGTCCAGCAGTTCCAGGGGCAGTACTCCGCCGAGTACGCGAAGGTCTTCGCCTATCTGGTGCTGGCCATGGTGCCCGCACTCGCCTTCTACTCGGTCGCCGAGCGTCAGCTCGTCGGCGGCCTCACCGCCGGCGCCACCAAGGGCTGA
- a CDS encoding carbohydrate ABC transporter permease: MTSTFLPDKRAGRGAGAPPPAADRRPPGRTRRRALHWLTAAGFQLPALVLFMGLVLLPMLFALYAAFFRWGGFGMPSDYIGGENFTRLLQDDVFLGDLWRCLVLVVLSLALQLPFALAMAVLLNQRMRGRAVYRMLFFAPYVLSEAITGILFGMIFAPDDGFADQVLGKVGLEGLGGEWFADPSTVMATVFLVMTWKYFGFHMMLYLAGLQAVPRELTEAALIDGASAWQRFRNVTLPLLAPTLRISVFLAVIGSIQLFDLVWVTTAGGPDHHSETMAVTMFQYGFKRYQVGYASAISVVMFGISLVFALAYQRFVLRRDLEGATTTMRGDGK, translated from the coding sequence ATGACCTCCACGTTCCTGCCGGACAAACGGGCCGGCCGCGGCGCCGGTGCCCCGCCCCCGGCCGCTGACCGGCGGCCCCCGGGGCGGACCCGGCGACGCGCGCTGCACTGGCTCACCGCGGCCGGCTTCCAACTCCCCGCCCTGGTGCTGTTCATGGGGCTCGTGCTGCTGCCGATGCTGTTCGCCCTGTACGCCGCGTTCTTCCGCTGGGGCGGCTTCGGCATGCCCTCCGACTACATCGGCGGCGAGAACTTCACCCGGCTCCTCCAGGACGACGTCTTCCTCGGCGACCTGTGGCGCTGTCTGGTCCTGGTGGTGCTGTCGCTCGCCCTCCAACTGCCGTTCGCGCTCGCCATGGCCGTGCTGCTCAACCAGCGGATGCGCGGCCGGGCGGTCTACCGGATGCTGTTCTTCGCCCCCTACGTCCTGTCCGAGGCGATCACCGGAATCCTCTTCGGCATGATCTTCGCCCCGGACGACGGCTTCGCCGACCAGGTCCTCGGCAAGGTAGGACTGGAGGGGCTGGGCGGGGAGTGGTTCGCGGATCCGTCCACCGTCATGGCGACCGTCTTCCTGGTCATGACCTGGAAGTACTTCGGCTTCCACATGATGCTGTACCTCGCCGGGCTTCAGGCCGTCCCCCGGGAACTGACCGAGGCGGCGCTCATCGACGGGGCGAGCGCCTGGCAGCGGTTCCGCAACGTCACCCTGCCGCTGCTCGCGCCCACCCTGCGCATCAGCGTGTTCCTGGCGGTCATCGGGTCCATCCAGCTCTTCGACCTGGTCTGGGTCACCACCGCGGGCGGTCCCGACCACCACTCGGAAACCATGGCCGTGACCATGTTCCAGTACGGCTTCAAGCGCTACCAGGTCGGCTACGCCAGCGCGATCAGTGTGGTCATGTTCGGCATCAGCCTCGTCTTCGCCCTCGCCTACCAGCGGTTCGTGCTCCGGCGCGATCTCGAAGGGGCCACCACGACCATGCGGGGGGACGGAAAGTGA
- a CDS encoding extracellular solute-binding protein, with the protein MGDPALSRRGFLAASAAAGLGMTALTACGGDSDGGSSGTTTVEWWNISTTEPSKTVWAALARKYEAQNPKVKIKIVQMENDAYKSKMTALTASGKLPDIFHTWGGGVLKQQVDAGLVENLTDRTKPWGEALLPVAKEPYLLDDQVYGIPFDIGMIGFWYNKALFEKAGIAEPPTTWDGFLDAVRKLKAAEVTPLALAGKEKWPGMYYWAYLAMRTAGAEALQKAYDDKDFTGAPFVEAGEHLEELVGLQPFQKGFLGAAYSSPTGQAATVGNGKAAMELMGQWAPTVQADAGKGLGKDLGFFPFPAVEGGKGAITEVFGGGGGHALRRGAPQEAVDFLKFFASEATDLELVKKTGVLPVVPAAESAIADPNIKAVQAQLKAATGFQLYLDQAYAPAVGQEVNDSVAALIAGSKSPGQVAQSITKTAKEEQ; encoded by the coding sequence ATGGGCGACCCCGCACTGTCCCGACGCGGCTTCCTGGCGGCCTCCGCCGCGGCCGGTCTGGGGATGACGGCACTGACCGCATGCGGCGGGGACTCGGACGGAGGGTCGTCCGGGACGACCACGGTCGAATGGTGGAACATCTCCACCACCGAGCCGTCCAAGACCGTCTGGGCTGCCCTCGCCCGGAAGTACGAGGCGCAGAACCCCAAGGTCAAGATAAAGATCGTCCAGATGGAGAACGACGCCTACAAGTCGAAGATGACGGCCCTGACCGCCTCCGGGAAGCTGCCCGACATCTTCCACACCTGGGGCGGCGGCGTGCTGAAGCAGCAGGTCGACGCCGGGCTCGTCGAGAACCTCACGGACCGCACCAAACCGTGGGGCGAGGCCCTGCTGCCGGTCGCCAAGGAGCCCTACCTGCTCGACGACCAGGTCTACGGCATCCCGTTCGACATCGGCATGATCGGCTTCTGGTACAACAAGGCGCTCTTCGAGAAGGCCGGCATCGCCGAGCCCCCGACCACCTGGGACGGTTTCCTCGACGCCGTACGCAAGCTCAAGGCCGCCGAGGTCACCCCGCTGGCGCTGGCCGGCAAGGAGAAGTGGCCCGGCATGTACTACTGGGCCTACCTGGCGATGCGCACCGCCGGCGCGGAAGCCCTCCAGAAGGCCTACGACGACAAGGACTTCACCGGTGCCCCCTTCGTCGAGGCGGGCGAGCACCTGGAGGAACTCGTCGGACTCCAGCCGTTCCAGAAGGGCTTCCTCGGCGCCGCCTACTCCTCACCCACCGGCCAGGCCGCCACCGTCGGCAACGGCAAGGCGGCGATGGAGCTCATGGGCCAGTGGGCGCCCACGGTCCAGGCCGACGCGGGCAAGGGCCTCGGCAAGGACCTCGGCTTCTTCCCGTTCCCCGCGGTCGAGGGCGGCAAGGGCGCCATCACCGAGGTGTTCGGCGGAGGCGGCGGACACGCCCTGCGCCGGGGAGCCCCGCAGGAGGCCGTCGACTTCCTCAAGTTCTTCGCGTCCGAGGCGACCGACCTGGAACTGGTCAAGAAGACCGGCGTGCTGCCCGTGGTCCCCGCGGCCGAGAGCGCCATCGCCGACCCCAACATCAAGGCCGTACAGGCTCAGCTGAAGGCGGCCACCGGCTTCCAGCTCTACCTCGACCAGGCCTACGCGCCCGCCGTCGGCCAGGAGGTCAACGACAGTGTGGCCGCGCTCATCGCCGGCTCCAAGTCGCCCGGGCAGGTCGCCCAGTCCATCACGAAGACCGCGAAGGAAGAGCAGTAG